TGCTTGGCCGGTTACAAGATGAATATGTACAGCAGGCCAATTTAAAAGGTCTTTCATTGTCAATTGCGAATTGCGATACCGCTGTGCACAGTGACCCGGCTTTGCTTGAAACGATTATCCGCAACCTGCTAAGCAATGCTTTACGCTATACCAATTACGGCTCGATAACTCTACGTTGCCAACATAAAGGGCGTGATATCGTGATTGATGTTGCAGATACCGGTATCGGTATTGCGGTGGAGCATCGAAGAGAAATCTTTCGAGAATTTCATCAATTACACAACCCGGAACGCGACCGCTCCCAAGGTCTTGGGCTTGGGTTGGCTATCGTTGATCGTCTTGCGCGACTCTTGGACTACAGGCTGGATTTACAATCTGAACCCGGGAAAGGCTCAGTGTTTACGATAACCTTACCGCAAGCAGTAGGCGCGATATCCGCTAGTGCTTTCAAGGAAGATATTGATACCGAGCAGAATAGTGACGAAGCGCTGTCCATGTGTATTGTTGTGGTGGATGATGAGCAGACAATTCTTCTGGCGACCAAAAAGCTGCTGGAACACTGGGGGCATGAGGTGATTGCTGCCGACTCTGCCGATAAGGCTGTGAAACTGATTGATCATGCCAGTCGAGCCCCTGATGCAGTGATTGCTGATTTACAGTTGCGAGATAACAAAACCGGTTTGCAGGCGATTGAAGCCATACAAAGTCGGGTGGGTAAACACATCCCGGCGATTATCATGACCGGCGACATAACACCGGAACGCATGAAAGAGATGAGTGATAATGGCCATTATGTATGGCACAAGCCAGTCTCTCCAGCCAGAATTCGCGCCTTCATCCGCCAAGTTCAGCGTCAGCTGTCAAATCACTTATCCTGATAGCCGAGTTTTTTTGCCGCCAATACCGCCTGAGTGCGGCTAACCACATCAAGAGTCTTCAGTATCGCACCAACATGAGT
Above is a genomic segment from Geopsychrobacter electrodiphilus DSM 16401 containing:
- a CDS encoding ATP-binding response regulator, which codes for MKKKRTNEQRAKSNEVESELILATYGTPLLSPMLNIMVAIVTITLFIGKVAMFNLVLWVSLVSVTSLIRIGTLLTFRRQQPSLPLDRKWGHRIVVVMGLNAAAWGGASYLLFVPNSFEMQMNLAAFVAVTAVFVTMTVSYMPAVKAYVALSMPPIVIMLLFQGTREHYATAAVVITLIILTPLVASKRARSMKELIGLRMALAREKESAEQANLAKSKFLAAASHDLRQPLHALAMFTGTLAMRARKKEDKEIAQHIGDAVSALGMLLNALLDISKLDAGAVVPKLKDFRLAGLLGRLQDEYVQQANLKGLSLSIANCDTAVHSDPALLETIIRNLLSNALRYTNYGSITLRCQHKGRDIVIDVADTGIGIAVEHRREIFREFHQLHNPERDRSQGLGLGLAIVDRLARLLDYRLDLQSEPGKGSVFTITLPQAVGAISASAFKEDIDTEQNSDEALSMCIVVVDDEQTILLATKKLLEHWGHEVIAADSADKAVKLIDHASRAPDAVIADLQLRDNKTGLQAIEAIQSRVGKHIPAIIMTGDITPERMKEMSDNGHYVWHKPVSPARIRAFIRQVQRQLSNHLS